From Gemmatimonadota bacterium:
CAACCCGTGGGCGGCGAAGGTCAGCGGGATGATCCGGTCGTCGCTCTCGTACTGACGGGCTACCTTGATCCCGTTGACAAAATCCGAAACCTCTCCGCCGCCGTCGTTGGCCCCCCGCTCCGTAGCGATGTGCCGGCCGCCGTGACGGATGATGAGGTTGAGCGTGTCCCGCTCGGACACGCCCCGCGCCAGCATGATGGCGACGGCCTTGGATATGGTCCACTGGTCCGTGGAATAGAGCCCTTCCTTCAGCAGCAGTAAATGGGCGTCAGACCGTTTCGATCCGCCGTCTCCCACACTAACGTATACGTCGCCGTTTCGCTCTTCAACCGGGAAGGTCTCCAGGTCGTCGCACCCGCCGGTGAAACAGCCGCCCCCGCCGAGGTCGTAGCTCCATCCGTGCCAGTCGCAGGTCAGCACGCCGTTGCGGACGCGCCCCCGGGTCAGCGGGTAGCCCATGTGGGGACACTGGTTGTCCGTGGCGTAGATCGACCCGTTGTGCCGGAAGAGGGCGATGCTCCGGCCCTCCACTTTCACGGCCTTGGGCTTGCCGTCCACCACCTCGTCCGCACCTGCCACCTTCACGTAGCCATTCTGTTCAGTTGACATGACTGATTACCTCTCCGATGTTTCGCGTATTTTTTTGTCAGAAGATCCGCGTCTGCAGTCCGTTATCTGTAGTCCGGAGATCCCTAGTCGTCGAACACTTCGACCGTCGTCCGTCCTTCCGAGAACCGCATGGCCGTGTTGATGGATGCCATGCTGTTCTTGTTCAGGCGCACGTCCGTCGCGTACCTGGCCAGCCCCACCAGGAGCTGGTACCGGGACGGGTGACCCGATCCGCGGGCGGCGTCCGCGCCGCCTGCGTCCGCGCCGCCTGCGCCCGCGCCGCTCGTGCCTTCCCATTCATTGAAGGTGACGCGCAGCGTGGGCAGCAGCTCCATGTTGGTATCGTCCCACAGGATGGCCCGGCCGATTTCCCTGAGCAGCTCCGAACCGTCGAAGCCGCTGTTCAGGTAACCCACCACCTGGTCGCCCACCCCGTGGATATCCAGCGACTTGATGGCATGGACGATGCGCTCCGAAGCGGAGACCCCGTCCGGCGCGTCCGAAGCATGATCCGGAAGGGGTTCGTCGAGGGCGCGGGAGGGAATGTTGATCCAGCGGTTGTCGAAGATCTGCCAGGCCGCGTGGAAGAGGCCCTTCGCCGCGGCCGCGGGACCGCCGTAAACGAGGACGTGCCGCAGGGAGGCCGCCAGGTTGTACTCGGTGGACAGGGAACCCCATCCGGCGTCGACGTTCACGGGCGTGCGGGCCATGCGGTCCGCCGCGAGCAGGACGAAGGTCGTGATGAGGCGCTCGATGGCCACGCCTTCCCGCAGGGTCTTGGCCACGGCTTCGAAAGCGCGTTCGACGTCCACGCTCAGCAGGGCGTCCACGAAGGCGTTCTCGTCGTAGTCGGTGCGGGTGTTCGCCCCGTAATCCCGGGATTCGAGTTCAGGCGCGAGGCCTTCGAGCAGGCGCACTGCGTCCCGGTGAAAACGCTCCGGCTCGTCCCGTCCCCGCCCGACCATCTTGGCGCCGAGGTTGCAGACCAGTTCGGACGCCTCGCCCCATCCGAAGGTATCCACCACCCGGGCGAGGTCCCCCAGGTTGGCCACGTTCCGGGCGAAGCCCAGGAAATACGGAGCCACGGCGCATTCGAACAGCAGCTTGAAGATGTGCTCTTCCTGGCCGTTTTCGCGGGCCGTGTGCAGGCACCGTTCGATCCTGAAATCCTGCATGTTGCGGGAGAACATGCGCACCCAGCCGTCGATCTGATCCCAGCTCACGGGCGGCGGCAGCGTGATGACCTCGAGCCGTTCAGACGCCCGCCCCGACGCTGCGCGACCGGCCAGCGACAGGGCCATCAGGCGGTCCTCCCCGTCGTACCTACGGCCGACTTCGAGGCCGGAGACCAGGAGGGAAACGATGTCGCCGCCCCCGCCCGCGCCCTGCTCCGACGCCACGTGACGGCCCAGGTGCCGCAGGACCAACTGCACGATGTCGTGTTCCGAAACGCCGCCGGACAGCAGCAGGGCGGTGGCCTTGGAGATCGTCCACGAATCCCCGCTCAGGAGTCCCTCCCAGAGCAGCTGCAAGTGCTGGTCGCGGCGCCGGTAGGTCGCGTCCCCGGCCTGAACCCACAGTTCGTCCCCGCGGATGTCGACCGGGAAGGTCTCCAGGTCGTCGCATTCGTAGTTGAAGCAACCGCCGCCTTCGAGATCGAAGCTGCGTCCGTGCCAGTCGCAGGTCAGGACGCCGTCCTTCACCACCCCGCGCGTCAGTGGAAATCCCATGTGGGGACACTGGTTGTCCGTGGCATGGATGCGTCCATCCACGTTGAACAGGGCGACGCTGCGCCCTTCGCTGATCTTGACGGCGCGGGATTCGCCGGGCGGCACGTCCGCGAGGGAACCTACCCGGATCCAGCCGTTTCCTGCGCTCATTTGAACCTTTCCTTTCTTTCAGGTGTTTTCAATTGTGGCCTTTCAGTTATCATATGTTGCCGGCCTGCGGTCCTGAATCCGACGCTCCCGCGAGCATCCGGGCCGCTAGTGGGCTTCCAGCCAGTTCGCGCCGATGCCGATTTCCACTTCGATGGGCACGGTCATGGGCAGCGCGCCCCGCATGCATTCCTCGATCAGGCCGGGCACGGTGTCCTGTTCCGATTTATGCAGGTCGAAGACGAGTTCGTCATGCACCTGCAGCAGCATCCGCGTGCGGCACGCCTGCTTTTTCAACTCGTTGTGAATCCGCGTCATGGCCAGCTTGATCAGGTCGGCCGCCGTGCCCTGGATGCGGGAATTGATGGCGACGCGCTCCTCGGCGCGCTTGGTGGTGTTGTTCCGGGAATTGATGTCCCGCAGGTACCGGCGCCGGCCCGTCATGGTCTCGACGAATCCGTTCTCCTCCGCGAACTTGACCGTTTCGTCCATATACTTGCGCGTCCCCGGATACTTCGCGAAGTACTGGTCGATCAATTCCTGGCCCTGACCCCGCGGGATGTTGAGCCGTTCGGCCAGCCCGAAGGCGGAGATGCCGTAGATAATCCCGAAATTCACGGTCTTGGCGCGCCGGCGCATCTCGTCGGTCACGCCGTCGTAGTCCACGTCGTAGATCTTCATGGCCGTCGCCGAGTGGATGTCCTCGTGCTGGATGAAGGTCTCCATCATGCCCTCGTCACGGCTGAGCTCGGCCGCGATGCGCAGTTCGATCTGGGAATAGTCCGCGGCCATCAGGAGGTAGTTGTCGTCCCGCGGCACGAAGGCCTTCCTGATCTGCCGGCCCATCTCCGTACGGACCGGGATGGTCTGCAGGTTGGGCCCGTGGGACTGGATCCGGCCGGTGGCGATCACGGCCTGTTCGTAGGAGGTATGCACGCGCCCGGTCTGCTGGAACACGGCGTGGGGCAGCTGGCTGACGTATACGGAATTGAGCTTGGTGCACATCCGGTAGTGGAGAATCTGTTCCACGATCTCGTGCTTGGGCGCAAGCCGGCGCAGTATGGCTTCCGCCGTCGAATACTGGCCGGTCTTGGCCGTGCGCTTGGCGTTGGGATCGATTTTCAGCTTGTCGAAGAGGATGTGCCCGAGTTGCTTGGCCGAATTGAAGTCCACGGATTCCCCGGCCAGTTCGGTGATCCGGTCCGAAGACCGCTGTATCTCTTCATCGAGCAGGCTAGAAAGGTGCTCGAGCTGCCCCACGTCCATCCGCACGCCTTCGTGCTCCATTTCCACGAGAGCGGGCACGAGGGGGCACTCGATGTCCGTGAAGACGGTATCCTGGTTCATCTCGCCGATCCGGGGCCGCAGGAGTTCGGCCAGCTGCAGCGTGATATCCGCGTCCTCGGCCGCGTATTCCACGACCTTTTCCAGCGGCGCATCCTTCAGCGTGCCCTGATCCTCGCCCTTCTCGCCGATGAGCGTGGTGATGGAGATCGGCGTGTAGCCCAGGAGGGCCTGGGAGAGGTAATCCATGGTGCGGCGCAGGTCCGGCACGGTCACGTAGGCCGCCAGCATCGTGTCGAAGATGCGGCAGGACACGGTGATCCCGTGCCACCGCAGCACGGAAAGGTCGAACTTGATGTTGTGCCCGATGAGCTCCCTGCCGGTATCGTCGAAGAGGGACTGGAACTCGCCGGCGACCCTCAGTACCTGCTTCCGTCCGTCGGGCATGGGCACGTAGTAGCCGATATGCGGCTTGATCGAGAAGGCAAAACCCAGGATTTCGCAGGTCTTGGGATCCAGGCTCGTCGTTTCCATGTCGAAACAGAAGGAAGACGCACGGGAAAGCTCGTCGATAAGTGCCGCGCGGGCTTCTGCGGTGTCAACGCAACGGTAGTCGTGCTCCACCTCCGCGATCGTCTTCAACTGGTCGTCGGAAAACAGGTCTTCCTGGCTGCCGGCGACGGTCAGCCGGGGGGCCGCCGAGAAATCGTCCCCGAAGAGCCGCTTGCCCAGGGTATTGAACTCCAGCTCGACGAACAGCTTCTTGAGTTCCTCCTCCTTACGTTCCTTGACGGTCAGCGCGTCCGGGGTGACGTCCAACGGCACGTCCCGCTCGATGGTGACCAGGCTCTTCGACAACACGGCCATGTCCCGGTTATCCTCGATGCGCTCTTTCTGCTTTCCCTTCAATTCGTGGGTGTTTTCCAGCAGGTTCTCTACGGACCCGAACTGGGCGATGAGCTTCTGCGCGGTCTTTTCGCCGACCCCCGGGACGCCGGGCACGTTGTCGCTGGTATCCCCCATGAGTCCGAGCACGTCGATCACCTGGTCGACCCGCTCGATTCCCCATTTCTCCAGCACCTCGGCCACGCCCATGGTTTCGAAGTTGTCCCCGGTGTTCCCGGGTTTGCAGATGTAGGACTGCTCGGAAACGAGTTGCGCGTAGTCCTTGTCCGGCGTGACCATGAAGGTGGTGAAACCCGCTTCGTCGGCCTGCTTCGCCAGGGTCCCGATCACGTCGTCGGCCTCCCAGCCCGGGACGCGGATCACCGGGATGTTGAACCCTTCGATCAGCCGGAACAGGTAGGGCAGCGCGATGCTCAGGTCTTCGGGCATGGCGTCCCGCTGCGCCTTGTACTCGGGATACTGCTCGTGACGGTGGGTCGGTTCGGGCGTATCGAACACCGCGGCGATGTGGGTGGGCCTGTTCTTGTTCAGGATGCCGAGGATGGTATTGGCGATGGCGAACACCATGGATACGTTCATTCCCGTCGAAGTCATCCTCGGATTACGGATCAATCCGAAATGACCGCGATAGGCCAGTGCCATCCCGTCCAGCAGGAACAGGGTCTTCTGGGCCTCAGTCATAGGTGGTACGCTCCGGCTTCAAGGGAACCGGGCGGGGATGGACGGCCCGGGACGAGACAGGACGGCCCGTGTAGATCCCGTGCATCTCTCTTCGACCCGCGGTTCCGGCCTGATGCAGTGTGCTTTCATTGCAGTGTGCTTTCATTATAGCGCGGTAAACTGATTTTACCATTGAATAACGCTATTCCTTCAAAAGTCCTGCCGCGTTCCGGCCGACGATGCGCCGCCTGGCCGCTTCATCCAACCCCAGTTCATCGATGGTCCGCAGCCCCAGGCCGACGTCGGCGATCTGCTGGGGGAAGTCGGAACCGAACATCACCCGGTCGATACCGGCGAAGTCGATTGTAAGGCGAAGCGCTCCGCTGTCCGGCATCCCCGCGGACTCATAGTACATGCGCTTCAGGTACTCCGACGGCGGTCGGTCCAGTTTCTCTCGAGCCTCGGGGTAGGAACGGTAGGCCTGGTCGATCCGGCCCGCGAGAAAGGGGATGGTGCCGCCCAGGTTACCCAGCACGACCTTCAGGTCCGGGAAGGCCGCCATCGTTCCACTGAATACCAGGTGCAGGGCGGCCACCGACGTGTCGAAAGGGAACCCGGCCATGGGCGTCAGCCTGTACGCCGCGTAAACGTCATGGGCATGTGGCGTGGTGGGATGTACGAAGAGCGGCAGGTCCAGGGAAGAGGCCGCCTCATAGAGTTCTTGAAACTCATGGGCGCCCAGTGACAGGCCGTTGATATTTGAAAACAGCATGCCGCCCCGCAGGTTCAGCGACTCCGCGGTGCGGAGCAGTTCCGCCGCCGAAGCGGCCGGGTCTTGCAATGGAAGGACCGCCAGGGCGGACAGCCGTCCTGGATGGCGCGCTACGGTCTCGGCCAGGGCCTCGTTCACGATCCGGGCGAGGCGGCGGCCGGCATCCGGTTCCTCGACGTGCAGTCCGGGGATCGAAAAACTGAGCAGCTGCCGGTCCACCCCGTGACGGTCCATATGCTCTATCACGCGATCCGCGTCGAAATGACCCGGCGCGATCATGCTGTAATCGCCATCCAGCTTCAGCAGGCGATTGCCGGCGGCATCCCTGACCATCACTGCCTGGTATCCTCCCTGTTCGATCTCATCGAGGTAGGCGGAGGTATAGAAATGGGTGTGGAAATCGAATACCAAACGGACCCTCCAGCGGTTGTACCGGGCGTTCCATCAGCGCGCGGCCGATTGCGCGGCCGATTCACGGGAATCTACATAATATAGCCCGTTTTACAACAATAACAACGCCGGAGGTGACGCACGGTAACGACCTCCCGAATTCCCTGTACAAAAACAGCGCAGGCGGATATCTTGGCAGTCGAATTCGCGACCGACCGAAACCGCGGCAATTTCAACTGGAGACGGTGATGCTGATAGATCCTTCCGAGTTCATTGGAACCCAGGGAATAACCCACCTGTGTACCGGCGGCGAGTCGCCCATGCTGAAGACCCATGGCGACGCTGTTCACCGATTCTTCGAGGACAAGCTTTTGGGAGAAGAAGGACGCAGGCGCCTGGAATTGGTTTCCTCGAGATGCAAGGAAAAAGTCGGGCGGCTGTTTGGCGTACAGCCCGACGATATCGGTTTCCTGACCTCTACTTCCGAAGGCATCAATCTGCTGGTCTACGCCCTCGACTGGAAACCCGGCGACAACGTGGTAGTGGCCGACGTGGAGTTCCCTTCGGACGTATTGCCGTGGACTCTGTTGAAGGACCGCGGCGTGGAACTTCGGATCGTGGAAAACAATAACTGGCACACGGACTTGGAAGATCTTGATCAAGCGATAGATGAAAACACCAGGGTGGTTAATGTCAGCCATGTCAGCTATTTCACCGGCCAACGCCTTCCCCTTCCCGAGCTTGCCGATATCGTACACCGCAAGAACGCCCAACTCTGTCTCGACGTCACCCATTCCGCGGGCGTCGTTCCGGTCGAAGCGCAGTACGCGGACTTCGTCGTATCCAGCTGCTACAAATGGCTCATGGCCGTGCACGGGGTCGGTATCTTCTACTGGAACCGGGAACGCGTACCCGAGTTGAACCCGCCATTCGTCGGCTGGCATACGCCGGCCTACCTGCCCGACTGGAAGGATCCCTCCGCGTACATTCCCCGGGAGGATGCCAGCCGGTTCACGCCGGGCAACGAAACCTGGATCGGAGTGTACATCCTGGACAACGCCCTGGACTGCCTGCTGGGCATCGGGATCGACCGCATCGAGGAGCACGTGCTACACCTGAGCACCCGCGTGTGGGACGGCCTGTCGGACCTGGGCTGGGAGGTCATCACGCCCCGGGCGGAAGCGGAACGAGCCGGAAACGTCTGCTTTACCGCGGCGGACGTCAACGCGGTAACCCATGCCCTGGAGGATCAGAACATATTGATCTTCGGCGCCTATGGCGGCGTGGGCAGGGCCCGTGTGTCCACCCATTTCTACAATACGGACCGTGACGTGGACCGGTTCCTCGAAGTGATGCGGGAGATTCCGGTGACCCGTCCGGCGTCGACCCCCGGCAGAGACTTCAGTAAAGCGGGCGGGGTGGCGGCCGAAAGCCAGGGCTGAATAACCAGGTCTGAATATGGAATTCGAGTTAAGCGAAGAACACCAGATGGTCGAACGGATGGTCTATGATTTCGCCCGCAACGAGATCCTGCCCTCCATCCGGGAGCACGATCGAAACGGAACTTTCCCCCACGACCTGCTGCCCAAAATGGCGGCGCAGGGATTCATGGGCATCTGCCTCCCGGTTCGCTACGAAGGGGCCGGCATGGACTTCATCTCCCTCGGCCTGCTGGCGGAAGGCCTGGAATGGGCCGACTCTTCCGTACGGGAGACGATCGCGGTCCACCTCGGCCTGCACGCCCTGCCCATCTTCCAATGGGGCACCGAAGAACAGAAGGAACGGTTCCTGCCGCCCCTGGCCACCGGCGAAAACATCGCCTGTTTCGGACTGACCGAACCCGGCGCGGGTTCGGACGTGGCCGCCATGGGCAGCCGGGCCCGGAAGGAAGGCGACACCTACCTGGTCAGCGGCGAGAAGATGTGGATCACGCTGTCCGACGTGGCGGACCGCTTTCTCGTTTTCGCGAAGACGAACCAGGAGGAAGGCACGCGAGGCATCACCGCCTTCCTGCTCGAACGCGGGTGGGAAGGTCTGACCACCGGCACGATCAAGGGCAAGATGGGGGTGCGGGCCAGCAACACGGGCTGGATCAACATGGACCAGGTCCCCGTGCCCGAGTCCCACCGGCTGGGAGAAGAGGGCGAAGGATTCAAGATTGCCATGTCCTGTCTCGACAATGCCCGCTATACCGTGGCGGCTGGCGCCGTAGGCCTGATGAAATACTGCCTGGAAGCGTCCGTGTCGTACGCCCGGCAGCGCCGGACCTTCGGCCAGCCGATCGGCGACCATCAACTCGTCAAGCAACTCATCGCCCAGATGAAGCAGCGCGTCGACCTGGGTGAACTGGCGGTGCGCAAGGTCGGATGGCTAAAGAACCGGGGAACGCGGAACACCCGGGAGACTAGCATGGCCAAGTGGTACTGCACGGAGTCGGCCTTCACCACGGCCAGCGACGCGGTGCAGGTCCACGGCGCCTACGGATACTCCGACGAATACGACGTGGAACGACATCTGCGCAACAGCAAGAGCGCGGTAATCTACGAGGGCACGTCGCAGATCCACCAACTCATGCAGGCGGACTACGAGTTCGGCAACCGGACGGACCGCCCGCTCCGGTGCGAGATGCCCGCTTACGATCCGGATTACTGGCAGAACTGACCGCTGACCGTATGCGGCCGCGACGAACGCCGACCGTATGCGGCCATGCTGTCATGTCGAAGTACACAACGAGGTAGAGGTACACAGCGAGGTAACGGTTCCTTGAACATCATCGCCCTGGTGAAGCAGACGCCCGATACGGCGCAGTTGTCCGCCTCCATGGACGGCCTCAAGCTGTCCGCCGAGGGCGGACCCCGTATCGTCAACCCCTGGGACGAGTACACGTTGGAAACGGCCATACAAGCCCGGGAGGAGCACGGCGGCGAGGTGACCGCGCTGTGCCTGGGGCCTCCCGAAGCGGCCGACGCGTTGAAGACCGCGCTGGCCATGGGCGTGGACGAAGCCGTCCTGGTATCGGACCCGGCCATGGCGGATAGCGACAGCCTCACGTCGGCGCGTATCCTGGTTGCGGCCATCCGCAAAATCGGTGCCTTCGACCTGATCGTTGGGGGCCGGGCGGCGATCGACGGCAATACGGCCGCGACGGCCGTGCAGGTCGCGGCCCTGCTCGATGTACCGCTCGTTTCCTATGTGGCTGAGCTCCGGAACCTGGACCCGTCGAACGGGACCATCTCGGCGGTCAGATTACTCGAGAAAGCGCGGGAGACGGTCACCAGCCGGCTTCCGGCCCTGATCTCGGTCGTCAAGGAGATCAACGAACCCCGGTATCCGAGCCTCATCGGCATACGCAAGGCGGCCCGGACCAGCATTCCCGTATGGCGTTGCGAGGATCTCGGTCTCGATGCGTCGGGCGTGGGCGCCGGGGCCTCGGGGGTCGAATGGCGGACGGCCCTTCCTCCCGTGCGGGAAGCGCACATCGAAATGATCGATGGCGGCCCCGAAGACGCGGCCAGGACCCTGGTGGACCGGTTGATGGAAGAAAAGGTCATTTAGGCGGGAAAATCGAACGGATGGCAAGCAACTTACTCGTATGGATTGAACTGGTGGACGGGCAGGCGGACCCGATCGCATGGCAGGCGATGGCCGCTGCGGGCAAAGTCGCCGGCGAAATCGGCGGTTCCCTGACCGCCGCCGTGTTCGGTGACGGTGTCGACGAGATCGCCCGGCAGGCCGTCGAGGCCGGCGCGGACCGCGTGTACACCGTCGATGATCCTTCACTGGGCCGCTACCGCGTGGAGCCCTACGCGAAGCTCCTGGCGCGGATCCTGGAGAACGAACCGCCTTCCGTGGTCCTGATGGGGGCGAGTACGGCCGGCCTGGAGCTTTCGGCCTACGTCGCCGCCCTCGCCGGTGCGGGCCTGGCGCCGGACTGCACCGACCTGCTTGTGGAAGGCGATAGGTTGGCCGCGGTCCGCCCCGCGCTGGTCGGCAACCTGATATCCACCGTGACGTTCCGGGGCACCGGGCATCGTTTCATCACGGTGCGGCGCAATATCTTCCAGCCGGCGGATCCGGATCCGTCCCGGTCCGGGGAGATCATCGAGGTGCCTGCCGTGCTGTCCGAGGACGAGATCCCCACCAGCGTGACGTCCGTGGAGACCGCGGACAGCACCGTCAGCCTGACCGAAGCAAGCATCATCGTATCGGGCGGCCGCGGCGTGGGCGGACCGGAGGGTTTCCAGCCCGTTCGCGAACTGGCGGACGCCCTGGGCGGCGCCCTCGGCGCCAGCCGGGCCGCGGTGGACGCCGGGTGGATACCCTATGCCCACCAGGTCGGCCAGACCGGAAAGACGGTACAGCCCGACCTGTACATCGCCTGCGGGATTTCCGGCGCGATACAGCACCTGGCGGGCATGAAGAACGCCCGCGTGATCGTGGCCATCAACAAAGACGCCGACGTGCCGCTGTACAAGTACGCCCACTACGGCATCGCCGGCGACCTCTTCAGTTACCTGCCCGCCATCGCGGAAGAAGTGAAGAAACGGCTGGGCCGATAGCCCGGACACCGTGCATCGCGTCTTCCTTCGGCGGCACATCGGGATTGCGGGACGCCGATGCTTTCTCCGTACGAAAAGATCCTCTTCGCCCTCCTTGCGGCCGTCTCGCTGTACCTCGCGTCCGTCACCTTCAGGCGCATGACAGGGACGATTATGCGGGGCCAGGGCCGCCTTGCCTGGGATGGTCTTCCGGGCCGGCTGTGGACCGGAGTCAAGGCCCTGGCCGGCCAAAACAACATGATCCGCAACCGGCCGCTGGTTTCCCTCGCGCACACCGGGATTGCGTGGGGATTCATCCTCTACATGGCGGTCAACCTGGTGGACGTGCTGGAAGGCATGTTAACCGGTTTCGTTTTTCTGGAGGAGGGGGCCGCCGGTCAGGTCTATCGCCTGCTCGTCGATCTCATGACCCTGGCCGCGCTGGCGGGTATGGCCGCCCTGCTCATCCGCAGGTTCATCGTGAAATCCACGGACCTCGCCATCGCGCCCAACGTCAAGCTGCACCCCCGGGCAGCCGGCGGCATCCGGCGGGATTCCCTGATCGTGGGGCTTTTCATCCTCGGCCACGTCGGTTTCAGGCTCGTGGGTGCATCCTTCGACATCGCACTGCGCGGACCGGACCCCTGGCAGCCGGTCGCGGCGCTGGCAGCCGGTCTCTGGTCGGGCCTGGAACCTTCCGTGCTGACCTTCGGCCTGCACGCCAGCTGGTGGATCGCCATCGGGCTGGTACTGGTATTCCTGCCCTGGTTCCCCTTTTCAAAACACGCCCATCTGTTCATGGGCCCCTTCAACCTGATGACCACCCCGGAACGGACCGGTCCGGGCGCGCTGGATGCCCTGGATTTCGAAGACGAGACCATCGAGCAGTTCGGCGCGGGCCGGATCACCGACCTGGACCGGACCCAGATTGCGGACGCCTTCGCCTGCATCATGTGCAACCGGTGCCAGGACGCCTGTCCGGCCTATGCCACGGGCAAGGAACTGTCTCCCGCGGCCCTGGAGGTGAACAAGCGGTATCACCTTCGCGACCACATGACATCTCTGGCGGCGGGCGGAGAAGACACGGAACCGATGCTGGGCTACGCCATGAGCGAGAGCGCTCTCTGGGCCTGCACGGCCTGCGGCGCCTGCACGGAGGCCTGCCCCGTCGGCAACGAACCCATGTTCGATATCCTCGCCATGCGCCGGAACCAGGTGCTCATGGAGAGCGCATTTCCTAACGAACTGAAAGGCGCCTTCACCGGTATCGAGCGGAACGGGAACCCCTGGCAGATGGCCGGCGACCGGATGGAATGGGCCGAATCCCTGGACTTCAAGGTGCCGACCGTCGCGGAGAAACCGGACTACGACGTGCTGTTCTGGGTCGGCTGCGCCGGCGCTTTCGACCCCGGCGCCCGGGACACGGCCCGGGCCATCGCCACGGTCCTGCACCGGGCGGGGGTGGACTTCGCCGTGCTGGGAAACGACGAATCCTGTACGGGAGATCTGGCGCGAAGGGCCGGAAACGAGTATCTTTTCAGTATAGCCGCCGAAGGGAACATCGAGACGTTGAACGCCGCGGGCGCCGACCAGGCCGGCCGGAAGCGCATCGTCACGGGTTGCCCCCACTGCCTGCATACCCTCGGAAACGAGTACGGCGCGCTGGGCGGCCGTTTCGAGGTCCTGCACCACACGCAACTCATCGGTGAGTTGTCGAAGGCGGGCAGGCTCGCGATGCCGGGGCGTGACGAAACGCGCACCACCTATCACGATCCGTGTTACCTGGGCCGTCACGGCGGAGAATACGAAGCGCCCCGCCAGGCGTTGGCGGCAGCCCGGCCTTCCCTGGTGGAAATGGCCCGAAGCAGGAACCGGTCTTTCTGCTGCGGCGCGGGCGGCGCACAGGTCTGGAAAGAAGAAGAGGAAGGCAGGGAGGCGGTCAGCGACAACCGCTTCCGGGAAGCCCGGGAAACCGGGGCCG
This genomic window contains:
- a CDS encoding electron transfer flavoprotein subunit beta/FixA family protein; the encoded protein is MLSCRSTQRGRGTQRGNGSLNIIALVKQTPDTAQLSASMDGLKLSAEGGPRIVNPWDEYTLETAIQAREEHGGEVTALCLGPPEAADALKTALAMGVDEAVLVSDPAMADSDSLTSARILVAAIRKIGAFDLIVGGRAAIDGNTAATAVQVAALLDVPLVSYVAELRNLDPSNGTISAVRLLEKARETVTSRLPALISVVKEINEPRYPSLIGIRKAARTSIPVWRCEDLGLDASGVGAGASGVEWRTALPPVREAHIEMIDGGPEDAARTLVDRLMEEKVI
- a CDS encoding (Fe-S)-binding protein is translated as MLSPYEKILFALLAAVSLYLASVTFRRMTGTIMRGQGRLAWDGLPGRLWTGVKALAGQNNMIRNRPLVSLAHTGIAWGFILYMAVNLVDVLEGMLTGFVFLEEGAAGQVYRLLVDLMTLAALAGMAALLIRRFIVKSTDLAIAPNVKLHPRAAGGIRRDSLIVGLFILGHVGFRLVGASFDIALRGPDPWQPVAALAAGLWSGLEPSVLTFGLHASWWIAIGLVLVFLPWFPFSKHAHLFMGPFNLMTTPERTGPGALDALDFEDETIEQFGAGRITDLDRTQIADAFACIMCNRCQDACPAYATGKELSPAALEVNKRYHLRDHMTSLAAGGEDTEPMLGYAMSESALWACTACGACTEACPVGNEPMFDILAMRRNQVLMESAFPNELKGAFTGIERNGNPWQMAGDRMEWAESLDFKVPTVAEKPDYDVLFWVGCAGAFDPGARDTARAIATVLHRAGVDFAVLGNDESCTGDLARRAGNEYLFSIAAEGNIETLNAAGADQAGRKRIVTGCPHCLHTLGNEYGALGGRFEVLHHTQLIGELSKAGRLAMPGRDETRTTYHDPCYLGRHGGEYEAPRQALAAARPSLVEMARSRNRSFCCGAGGAQVWKEEEEGREAVSDNRFREARETGADTLAVGCPFCARMMNDANKRAGEPMRVRDIAEIVAESIQDEQGANAP
- a CDS encoding electron transfer flavoprotein subunit alpha/FixB family protein, whose translation is MALRGSRSRCVGRGRRGLGGRMADGPSSRAGSAHRNDRWRPRRRGQDPGGPVDGRKGHLGGKIERMASNLLVWIELVDGQADPIAWQAMAAAGKVAGEIGGSLTAAVFGDGVDEIARQAVEAGADRVYTVDDPSLGRYRVEPYAKLLARILENEPPSVVLMGASTAGLELSAYVAALAGAGLAPDCTDLLVEGDRLAAVRPALVGNLISTVTFRGTGHRFITVRRNIFQPADPDPSRSGEIIEVPAVLSEDEIPTSVTSVETADSTVSLTEASIIVSGGRGVGGPEGFQPVRELADALGGALGASRAAVDAGWIPYAHQVGQTGKTVQPDLYIACGISGAIQHLAGMKNARVIVAINKDADVPLYKYAHYGIAGDLFSYLPAIAEEVKKRLGR